In the Populus trichocarpa isolate Nisqually-1 chromosome 8, P.trichocarpa_v4.1, whole genome shotgun sequence genome, CTCTTGCTCACCACAATATCAGTAGTATAGTCTGTACATTGCTTGTGATCAGTGCAAATCAAGCTACAGAATGGTGTAAAGCACGTATATATTTACATTTTGTAGCGATGTTTTCTGGAACTAGCTAGGGAACTCTTATAATTGGTTGATTCAAAAGCAGAAACATGTCCTAGGAAGCTTTCCTGTTTTTCTGATTGTATTTGCCTTTCCTTTTGCCCTGAGCTCTTCATTCCTTTGCCTTTCTGCTGCCTTTGCTTTTGCTGCTCCTGCAATCTGATCGATATCAGCCATCTCAGCACGAAATTGTTTGAGGGCTTTTGATCGTATTCCCTCCGAGCCATTCTGCAGATCCAATAAATATTCCATCAACCTCTAAGATATATAGTTCGAGTTGGATTACATAAAGGTAAATGAAGCAAACCTCTGTTTTCTTAAGTCGATTTCTggccttttcctttttcccgTTCTCCCAGGAGAGTATTCTGGCATTCGTTTTCTCATACCtgacaaatcattttattagtGGTAGAACCGCATTACATTGTGTTTACTTGtcaatgaaaaatcaaagcatgTCTTTGCAAatctatgattttattattccaAGTACTTGGCATGTGTAATTTTTGTtaggattttttggttttgcttgTAATTGATTTTATGGTTTAGTAAAGTACTTTCCATATGAATAAATACCTCTTTTGAATTTTAGACAATTCAGCTCTCTCCCAAGCATCCGCATTTGTCCCGTCTATTCCAGGTGTTGTTGAAACCTTCCTTTCGATTTTAGTTGTTGGAGTAGCAGGTTTGCTTGTAGGAGGCTGATCAGGCTTTGGTGCTGTAATTCTTGGCCTCGTTGTAGGCACCGGCTCTGCACTTTCAGGCTTCATATCCTTTGTGCTGCTCAAGCTCTTATCAGCGAAGGTTGGGGTTTCCTTCATTGATGGAGCAGGCTTGTCAGTAACTGTTAGGGTCCTTTTAAATTGTGAGGCCGCAGCGGCATCATCActagttgttttttctttgatagc is a window encoding:
- the LOC7460719 gene encoding uncharacterized protein At3g61260 isoform X1 — its product is MENLLKQVRVRFFGQENSEEPRSARERTPSFEEVGFAEIKRPRNWFQRQFSGQMNKDYDSSGIEHVTAVAAAVYAIALSNAPSIQEQGRISKGPEPSLTQIKSKMKESTDLMSEPGEGSMRSPESAPRIKRILTSTESPERQNSKVPETAIKEKTTSDDAAAASQFKRTLTVTDKPAPSMKETPTFADKSLSSTKDMKPESAEPVPTTRPRITAPKPDQPPTSKPATPTTKIERKVSTTPGIDGTNADAWERAELSKIQKRYEKTNARILSWENGKKEKARNRLKKTENGSEGIRSKALKQFRAEMADIDQIAGAAKAKAAERQRNEELRAKGKANTIRKTGKLPRTCFCF
- the LOC7460719 gene encoding uncharacterized protein At3g61260 isoform X2, encoding MENLLKQVRVRFFGQENSEEPRSARERTPSFEEEIKRPRNWFQRQFSGQMNKDYDSSGIEHVTAVAAAVYAIALSNAPSIQEQGRISKGPEPSLTQIKSKMKESTDLMSEPGEGSMRSPESAPRIKRILTSTESPERQNSKVPETAIKEKTTSDDAAAASQFKRTLTVTDKPAPSMKETPTFADKSLSSTKDMKPESAEPVPTTRPRITAPKPDQPPTSKPATPTTKIERKVSTTPGIDGTNADAWERAELSKIQKRYEKTNARILSWENGKKEKARNRLKKTENGSEGIRSKALKQFRAEMADIDQIAGAAKAKAAERQRNEELRAKGKANTIRKTGKLPRTCFCF